A stretch of DNA from Candidatus Pseudomonas phytovorans:
TGGCGAAGGCCTGGACGGCTTTGGCTGGCGCCTGTCGATTGCCGATATCGAGGAGTCGGGTGGCTTTTCCACCTTTGCCGGTTACCAGCGGATCATCACCGTGTTGCAGGGCGATGGCATGCGCTTGCAGGTCGACGGCCAAGCCAGCCGACCGCTGTTGCCGTTCGATGCGTTTGCCTTCAGTGGCGAGAGCCAGGTCAGCTGCAAGCTGCTGGGTGGGGCGATTCGCGATTTCAACCTGATCTATGCGCCGCAGCGGTATCGGGCGAGGCTGCAGTGGCTGGATGGGACCAGCAAGGTGTATAGCTCGGCTTCGACGGTGTTGCTGTTTGCGGCCAGTAATCAGGTCGAGGTGGCCATTGCCGGGCGCGAGATGCAGCGGCTGGGGTTGTATGACTGCCTGCGGCTGGAAGGCAACGATGAGTTGCTGGGACTGGATGTGCAGGGGCGGTGCTGCCTGATCGAACTCATTCCAAATTGAGATAGCCGGGGCTGCTGCGCAGCCCTTCGCGGGCTTGCCCGCTCCCACAGGTCCAGCGCAAGCCTCGAAGGCTGTGAAATTCTCTGTGGGAGCGGGCAAGCCCGCGAAGGGTCGCGCAGCGGCCCCGTTGTTTTCCGAGCCAATCAGCGGATCAGTCCGATTATTTTGGTTGTCCATGCTTGTACATACAAGTAAAGGTGTGTTTGTATATTGACCACGACATACCCGCCCGCGGACGACCGCAGAGGACCTTTCCCGTGACCGACAACAACAAATACCGTGACGTTGAAATCCGTGCCCCACGTGGCAACAAGCTGACCGCCAAAAGCTGGCTGACCGAAGCGCCACTGCGCATGCTGATGAACAACCTCGACCCACAGGTTGCGGAAAACCCGAAAGAGCTGGTGGTGTACGGCGGTATTGGCCGCGCTGCCCGTAACTGGGAATGCTACGACAAGATCGTCGAAACCCTGACCCGCCTGGAAGACGACGAAACCCTGCTGGTGCAGTCGGGCAAGCCGGTCGGCGTGTTCAAGACCCACAGCAATGCCCCGCGCGTGCTGATCGCCAACTCCAACCTGGTGCCGCACTGGGCCAACTGGGAGCACTTCAACGAACTGGACGCCAAGGGCCTGGCCATGTACGGCCAGATGACCGCCGGCAGCTGGATCTACATCGGCAGCCAAGGCATCGTCCAGGGCACTTACGAAACCTTCGTCG
This window harbors:
- a CDS encoding HutD family protein, which encodes MSQLQLLRAQDYPRMPWKNGGGFTEEITRDSGEGLDGFGWRLSIADIEESGGFSTFAGYQRIITVLQGDGMRLQVDGQASRPLLPFDAFAFSGESQVSCKLLGGAIRDFNLIYAPQRYRARLQWLDGTSKVYSSASTVLLFAASNQVEVAIAGREMQRLGLYDCLRLEGNDELLGLDVQGRCCLIELIPN